ATCTGGAAGATCTGGATGACGAAACGATTTTCATCGGAACCGGTGTTGCCATGCAACTTGATATCGCCGTTGGGGACACAGTTGAAGTTTACTCCCCGCTGCTCCTGGACCGGCTCAAGCAGGATGAAGTCATGCTTCCACGTGAACTGGAAGTGGCCGGACTATTCGAAACGGGCTACGCAAAAATCGATAGCAACACCGTAGTCGTCACACTCCGTCTCATGCAGGAATTGTATGGCCTCGGTGAAGGAGTCCATGGCGTCATGCTCAATTTGGATGATGAGAACAAAGCAGAGGAAATTGCAGCCCAGCTGAATGAAGAACTGGAGGAACCGTTCCGGGCAATGACCTGGCTCGATGCGAATCAGGACATGCTCTTTATCCTGCAGTTCGAAAAAGGGATGATGACGCTCATCATGGTATTCATCATTCTCGTCGCTTCGTTTTCCATCGTCAGTTCACTCCTGACATCAGTGCTTCGCAAAACCCGGGAAATCGGCTTGCTCGGCGCCATGGGCGGCAGCCCAAAACACATGGGACTCATGTTTGCCTTTCAAGGCTTTCTGATTGGTTGTGTTGGATCCGTTCTGGGGATATGTTTATCGATGGTCATTCTCTATTTCCGTGATGACATCATCGGCACATTCACTCGCATAACTGGCTCCGAGGCGATCATGATAAAGTTTTACCAGTTCGCGCGCTTTCCGGTTCAATACCAGTTAAGCGACATGTTCACGGTCGTTGGCATTGCCATATTCATCTCCACCC
The Rubellicoccus peritrichatus DNA segment above includes these coding regions:
- a CDS encoding ABC transporter permease, coding for MPWYLYLALKQLFPTGRFFSFFAFISSVGVMLGVAVLFGVQSVMNGFGAEINEKLVKTFGHVRVDSGRINYEADALVEKLEAIPEATAVNKFAEGMVLLQYGNRPTFPVIRGIDVNAEEQVIPVDDFTLHADLEDLDDETIFIGTGVAMQLDIAVGDTVEVYSPLLLDRLKQDEVMLPRELEVAGLFETGYAKIDSNTVVVTLRLMQELYGLGEGVHGVMLNLDDENKAEEIAAQLNEELEEPFRAMTWLDANQDMLFILQFEKGMMTLIMVFIILVASFSIVSSLLTSVLRKTREIGLLGAMGGSPKHMGLMFAFQGFLIGCVGSVLGICLSMVILYFRDDIIGTFTRITGSEAIMIKFYQFARFPVQYQLSDMFTVVGIAIFISTLAGLLPAWRAARLKPSDALRNE